The Amycolatopsis nigrescens CSC17Ta-90 genomic interval CGTACCAGCGCTCGGTCGCGAACTACTGGAACAACGAGAAGGACCCGGTCAACCTCCGGCTCGGCGACGTCGACGGGCTCTACCACCACCACTACGGGATCGGCGACTACGACCCCGCGGTGCTCGACGGCCCGGCGGAGACCAGGGACGACGCGATCATCGCCGAGATGCACCGGCTCGAGACCGCGCAGGCGAACGTGCTGCTCGACCACCTCGGCGACATCGCGCCGGGAGACCGGCTGCTCGACGCGGGCTGCGGCCGGGGCGGCAGCAGCATCATGGCCAACCTGCGGTTCGGCTGCCAGGTCGACGGAGTGTCCATTTCGGAGGAACAGGTCGCGTTCGCCAACGAGCAGGCGCGCCGCCGCGGGGTGTCCGACCGGGTGCGTTACCACCTGCGCAACATGCTGGACACCGGGTTCGAGACGGGCGCGTTCAAGGGCGCCTGGAACAACGAAAGCACCATGTACGTGGACCTGCACCAGCTGTTCGCCGAGCACGCCAGGCAGCTGGCCCCCGGCGGGCGCTACGTCACCATCACCGGCTGCTACAACGACCTCACCGGGGGCCGGTCGAGGGCGGTCAGCCAGATCGACCAGCACTACATCTGCAATATCCACGCCCGCAGCGAGTACTTCAAAGCGTTGGCCGCCAACGGTTTCGTGCCCATCAACGTGGTCGACCTCACCGCGGCCACGATCCCCTACTGGGAGCTGCGCGCCAAGTCCAACGTGGCCACCGGGATCGAGGACCCCTTCCTCACCGCCTACCGCGAGGGCAGCTTCCACTACCTGCTGATCGCCGCCGACCGCGTCTGAGCACGCTCTACCCGGAACGAGGAGAGGAAGCGCGATGATCGACTCCGGTCCCCCCGTGGACGTGCTGCCAGTACCGCCTCCGGTGCACGGGTGTGCCATGCCGGCCGGCAACGGGACCGCACTGGCCCCGGCCTTCCGCGCCGGCCCGTCCGGGCTGGGCACCGCGGCTGCGCGGCTGACCAGGACCGCCGGCCACGGCCCGGGGTACGTGCACCGGCCCTGGGGCAACGGGACGTTCTCCCCGCTCTACTGCCCGTTGCCGGAGCGGGTCAACGATGCCCTCGCCGAGGAGGTGGACCGTCGGCTGGTCCAGTGGGCGCAGGACTGCGGCTTCACCGGCGAGGGGCTCGACCAGATCGCCGGCGCCGGGTTCGGGCGGCTGGTCATGCTGGCCCACCCGGACACCGAAGACCCGGACCTGCTGCTGATCGCGGCCCAGCTGAACGCGGCCTGGTGGGCCGCCGACGACTACTACGCCGACGACAGCGAGCTGGGCGCCGCCCCCACCCAGCTGCCGCCGCGGCTGGCCCTGGTGATGGCAGCCATGGACCCGGTCGCGCCCGCGGGCGAGTTCTCCGGCCAGCTCGACGAAGCCCTGCGGGCAGACCCGATCCTGGTCTCGCTGAACTCCGGCATCGAGCACCTTCTCCGGCACGGCACGCCAGTGCAGAGCCAGCGCGTCTGCTACTCGACCTTCGCCATGTTCGTCACCTGGGACGCCTACGCCGCGTGGCGGCACACCGGCCAGTACCCGCCCGCGTGGGAATATCTCGCCGCCCGCCAGCACGACAGCTTCTACACCTCCATGACGCTGGTGGACGTCGTCGGCGGCTACGAGCTGCCCGCGCACCTGTACTACGACCCGCGGGTCCGTCGCGCCATGATGCAGGCCGGCACCGCCTCCGTGATGGTCAACGACCTGCACTCGGTGACCAAGGACGCCGCGGACGAGAAACCGGTCTGCAACATGGTGCTGCAGATCGCGGCCGACCGGGACTGCTCGCTCGAAGAGGCCACCGAGGTCACCGTGGCCCTGCACAACGACCTGGTGCGCGATTTCGAGGCAGGGCACCGGGAACTGCAGGCCGTGCCCTCCCCGCAGCTGCAGCAGTTCATGCGGGGGCTCCAGGCGTGGATGGGCGGCGGCTTCGAATGGCACGCCACCAACCCGCGCTACCAAAGCTGACCGCTCAGTGCTCATTTCTCCTCCGCGGTAGGGAGTGCGTCGTCGGTGCTCATCTGAGAACTCGCACCGCGAGTTCCACGGTGCAAGTCTCGCAGTTCACGGCGGCATTTCAGACGGTCTCTCAAGGACCCGCGTGCAAGTAGGGCGCCCACATCATCGGGTTGTCCGGATAGTCGTCGCGAAGGCGGCGGACTGCGTTGTGCAGCGCCCGCGCGGTGTCGGTCAGGTCGAGGCGGTCATCGACGTGCAGGGCGGCGTATACCTGGCCGGCGACTTCCGGGGCCGGTTGGTCGGCGATGGTCCACAAGGTGCCGATCACGTGCCGGTAGCCGGCCAGCTGCAGCGCGGCGGCGAGGTGAATGGACTCGTCGAGCAGTTCGACGCCCCCGATGGCGGTCTGGCACGCGGACAGGAAGGCCAGTTCGGCGCGAGCCAGCCGCAGTCCGGCGATGTCCAGCACGGTGAGCGGGCCGTCGTGCAGGTACAGCGCGCCGGCCGAAGGCTGGTCCAGGTGCTGGCCGCCGTGACAGGAGAAGTGCACGCAGGGATGCCCCGGCAGGTCGGCGAGGACCGCGCGCTTGGTCGCCTCCGCACCGATGCGCACGGTGTTGCGGCCGAAGCGGTCCCGGACGATGTCCACCTCGCGGCGGGCTCCGGGCAGGTCCGACATGCGGGGGAACCCGGCGGGAGTGGGAGTGCTCGGCATGGCGACCAGCAGCATCCGGTCACCGTCACCGTCGCGCGCGGCTGCGGGCCTGCCGGCGCGGGCCAGCGCGTCCAGGGTGGGCGTGTAGGAGGACACCACGCAGTCGAGCACGGCGCGGCCGGCGGACCGGTCGCCGGGGCGGTGATAACCCGCCGCGTGCAACGGAAGCACGGTTAGCGGACCGGTGGGGCACCACCAGATCCGGGGCAAGGCCCGGCCTGGCGCCGGCGGCGCGTGGTGTCCGATGTGCTCGAGCACGGGCGCGGAAATGGTGTCCCACAACCATTCCAGGGTGGCGTGCACGATCCGTTCCGCGTCGGCCCGGCTCGGCGGCAGGCTGAAGCCGCTGAGCGTGGTCAGCGCTTCGAGGTAGTCGTCGGCGCGGGCGGTGGCCTCGGCCATGGACAGCGCGGGCAGTTCCACCGTGGTGAGCGAGTCGCGGCCGACCAGCAGGGCGTCGCACCGGTAGGGCGACACGTTGACGATCACGACCGGCTCTTCCGGCAGTCCCCGTTGCAGGACCGGCAACGGTGGCCGGCGCAGGAAGTACTCCAGGCCGGGCAGGGCGCGGGCCGCGTCGAGCAGCTGGTCCCATTCGTCGGCCAGCTTCATCCGCTGGTCAGCACGGTTTCCACCAGCCCGTGCGCCCGGTGGCGTCTCGGGCGCGTCGGCGTCCAGTTCAGCGGCCAGTGATGTCAGCCGCTCGTGCAGTGCCGGGTCGGTGTCCCGCAACAGCGAGAAGTCGTCCCGGGTCTGCAGCGTCTGCGCCCACAGCACGGACCGGCCCTGCTCCAGCACCTCCACCGCCCGCTCCGGCTGCCCGGCGGACAACGCGCAGGCCGCGGCGGAGGACGCGAGCCCCTGCCATTCCCGCAGCTGTTCCTCGCGGTTCGCCCGGTCCAGCCCGTGCCAGGCCACCTGCGGCAGCAGCTCGACCGCTGCCGCGAACCCGGCCGCCGCGGAGGGCCAGTCCCGCTGCCGCCCGGCCCAGTTCCCCCACCGGGTTCCGGCACGGGCCCGCAGCTGACGCGACGCGGCCACGGTTCCGGCCACGGATCGCATCGCCGCCACCGCCTCGGCAAGGCCAGCGGGCTCGCCGTCGCGATCGTGCCGCACTTTGAGGGTGGTGCCGAGGTTGTACGAGCGGAGAGCGCGGTCCGGATGGTCGTCGGCGGTGGCGGCCAGCGAGGCGCGCAGGGCGGCGATGCTTTCGTCCAGGTCGGCCGCCGCGTGCGTCACGCCGAACCGCACCCGCAGCGCGACGGCGAGGTTGGACAGGTACATGGCCCGGTTGGGGTGGTCGTCGGCGACCGCGGTGACGGCGGCCCGCCCCAGGTCGATCGCCTCGGTCACGTCTGCGATCTCACCGACCTCACCGCTGTCCCCGCCCTGTCCGTTCATCCGGTCGAACCGGGTGTGCAGCGCGTTGCCGAGGTTGGACTGCACGCCGGCGCGGACCGGGTGATCCGCCGGGATGCCGTCGAGCGCGGCCCGCAGCACCTCCACGGCCTCGGTGAGATCGGCCAGCGCGCCGGTCCGGCGGAACCTGAGCTGGAGCCCGTTGCCGAGGTTGGACAGCCGGGCCGCGCGGTCCGGGTGGTCCGGCGGGGTGACCTCGACCGCGACGCGGGTGACCTCGATCGAATCGGTGAGGTCGGCGGGCGAGCCGGTGTGGTCGAACCGGGTCTGCAGGACGTTGCCCAGGTTGGACAGCCGTCCCGCGCGTTCCGGGTGATCAGCCGGGTCGCCTGCCACTGCCGCCCGCTGGACCTCGACGGACTCGGTGAGATCGGCCAGCACTCCGGTCCGGTCGAACCTGGCGTGCAAGGCGAGCCCGAGGTTGCACAGCCTGCCGGAGCGGTCCGGATCGTCCTCCGGGGTGCCGCCGACGGCCACCCGCAACACGTCCACGGCCTCGGTGACGTCGGCCAGCATCCCGGTCCGGCGGAATCGCTCGGTGAGCGCGAACCCGAGGTTGGACAACGGGATCACGCGGTCCGGATGGTCCGCCGGGATGGCCGCCGCGGCCGCGCGCAGTGCGGCGACACCGTCGGTGAGGTCGGCGACCGAACCCGTCCGGTCGAACCGGGCCCGCAAGGCGCTGCCGAGGTTGGACAGCACCCCGCCGCGGCGCGGATGGTCGGCCGGGATGGCGTCCACCGCGGCCCGCAGCACGTCCACCGCCTCGGTGAGGTCCGCCGGCACGCCGGTCCGGTCGAACCTGGCGTGCAACGCGAGCCCCAGGGTGGACAGCCAGCCTGGCAGGTCCGGGCTGTTCGGGTGTGCCGCGTCGATCGCGGCCCGCGCCATGTCGATCGCTTCGGCGAGGTCCGGCAATGAATCCGTGCGCTCGAAACGCATCCGCAGCGCGGCGCTCAGGTTGGCCAGCGGGACCGCGCGGCTGGGATGGCCCGGCGGGCCGGCGCGGACCGCGGCGCGCAACGTCTCCACCGCGTCGGTGAGGTCGGCGATCGCACCCGTCCCGTCGAACCTGGACCGCAGCGCCAGGCCGAGGTTGGACAGCCAGGTCGCCAGTTCCGGGTGCCCCTGGGGTGCCGCATCGACCACGGCCCGCGTCAGCTCGATGACCTCGTCGAGGTCGCCGCGGGCGTGGGTCCGGCCGAAACGGGTTTGCAGCGCGTTGCCGAGCTCGGACAGCCGTGCCAGGCGATGCGCGTGCTCCGGCGGGGTCGCGGCCACGGCGGCGCGCCCCGCCTCGACGGCCTCGTCGAGATCTGCCGGCGAATCCGCGCGTTCCCCGCGGAGCCGCACCGTGCTGCCGAGCGCGGACAGGCACAGGCCCAGGCTCGGGTGCCCGTCGGGAACCGCCGCCACGGCCGCACGTGCCACTGAAACCGCTTCGGTGAGCGAAGCAAGCTCGCCGGTGTGGTCGAACCGGCTGCGCAGCGCGCTGCTCAGGTTGACCAGGTACATCCCGAGGTTCGGGTGCTGCTCGGGGGTGAGGGCCACCGCGCCGCGCAGCGTTTCGATGGCCTCGGCCAGCGCGGCCGTCTCGCCGGTGCGCGCGAACCAGGTCCGCAGCGCGTTGCCCAAGTTGGACCGGAACATGCCGAGGTTCGGGTCGTCGCCCGAAGCCACCGTCACCCCCGTGCGGCACGCCTCGATGGCCTCGGCCAGCTCGGCCGGGTCACCGCCGAGCTCGAACCGGCTCTGCAGCACGATGCCGAGGTTGTTCAGGAACAACGCACGCTCGGGGTGCTCCGGGGTGACCGCCGCGACGGCGGCCCGGTTGATCTCCAGCGCCTCGGCCAGATCGGCAGGGTTACCGCCCCGCTCGTACCGGGTGCGCAGCAGCAACCCCAGATTGGACAACATCATCGCGTGGTCCGGCGGGTCCTGCGTGGTGGCCGCCGCGGCGGCGCGGGACAGGTCGACGGCGGCGGCGAGCAGCGCGTCGTCGGCGACGTGCAGGGCGAAAGTGCAGACCTGCGGCGCGTAGACCCGTTCCGGCGGCCCGGGCGACAGCAACTCCCCTGACTCCCCCGCCTCCACCGCTTCCGCTATCGCCTCGTCCAGCAACGTGCGGAGCTGGTCCGGTACGGCTTGCGGTGCACCGGGATGCACCGCCGCGAACAGCACCAGAGCGGTCTCGTAATCGGGCTGCACCACCTCCGGTGGGAGGGCGTGACACCGCGCCCAGTGCAGCCAGCCGACCGTGGCCAGCACCTGGAGATCCGCCTGGCCCCCGGGGTCACCGGCAGCGCCCGCAGTGGACTCGACCAGCCGCATGGCGTCCACCAGCGCGTCCGGCCCCACGATGCCGGCGGCGTCCCCGGCGGTGAGGTACGGCTGCACCCGCGCTGCCACCGTGGCGAGCAGGACGTCGCGATCGCCTGCCACTGACCCTCCCCAGTTCCCGCACCTGCACCGCCCGAGGCAGGTTACCGGTGCGGCAAGGCGAGCAGGCGGGTCAGCGCCTGCCGCAGCTCGTGCTCCGGTTGTGCCGGCAGTTCGGCGGCGCGCCAGGCGACGAACCCGTCCGGCCGGATCAGCGTCGCGCCCGTCTTCCCGATTCCATACGCGTCCAGGAACCGATTTTCCGGGTCGCGCAGTTCGGCGCCAACGCGGTGGAAGTTCAGCTCGATGCCGTCTGCCGCCGCCTTTTCCGCCGCCGCGGCCCATGCCCCGCCGGCCGGGCCCGCCAGCAAGGTGCAGGCTCCGGTGCACAGGTCGAGGGTGGAAAGCCTGGTCCCAGCCCGGTCCAGCCAGACGTGCGGAGCACGCAGCCCCGGGCGGCCGGTGGGCGTGCGCGGGTCTTCGACCGGCCCGTCCGGGACGGAGGTTTCGGTGCTGACCGCCGCGGAGTGGTACCGGTAGCCGAAGATCATCGCGAGGTCGTCGACTTTCGTGACGTCGTCACCGGTGCCTTGGTGGCGGTCGTGGAGCAGTCGCATCGCGGTCTCCAGCGTGGTTTGCGCGACCGGGCGGCGCTCGTCTTCGTAGGTGTCCAGAAGTGCTTGTCCCGCTTGGCCGTTGAGCACGGCGGCGAGTTTCCAGGCCAGGTTGTGCGCGTCCGCGATCCCGGTGTTCGCGCCGTAGGACCCCGAAGGCGGTACGACGTGCGCCGCGTCGCCGGCGAAGAACACCCGCCCGGCCCGGTACCGGTCCGCGACCCACCCGCCGATCCTGGTGCCGGAAACCTTCTGCGGCCACCCGGGAACCGGGGGCACCAGGGTCAGCTCGAGATCAGGGTCGCCGACCGCTGCCCTGGCCAGTTCGGCGCAGCGCCGCTCGGTGACGTCGTCCACGCTCGTGCCCAGTTCCGGGTGCCGGGGCACGCCGAGCATCCACCGGCCGAACTCCCGCAGCGGCACCAGCGCCGTGCCCGTCACCGGCTGGTCGAGATAGGCGAGCAGGAACCGGCGGTCACCCAGCACCGCGGTGAGGTCCGCGTCGAAGACGAAGTTCACCACCTCGCTGAGCACGCCGGGCCCGTCCGCGCCGATGCCGAGCCGGCCGCGGATGCCCGCGCGGTGGCCGTCCGCGGCGATCAGGTAGTCCGCCCGCACGCGGTATTCGGCACCGCTGTCCAGTTCGCGCAAGATCGCCGTCACGCCCTCGGCATCGCTGGTGTCGAACGAGACGAGTTCGGTGCCGAACCGCACGTCGGCGCCGCCGCGCTCGGCGTGGGCACGCAGGATGCGCTCCAGCTCGTCCTGGTCGGTCAGTGCCCAGTCGGCCGGGCTCAGGGTCTCCGGCGGCCGGAGGTGGGTGAGCACGTCGAGCCGGAACCGCTCCTCGCCGGCCAGGGTGTCCGCGCCGATCATCTCCGGGAAGTCGACCAGCATCGACTGGCGCCCCCGGATCTCCTCTTCCAGCCCGAGGGCGCGGTAGATCTCCATCGAGCGCGGGTTGAACGCCCTGGCCTGCGGCACGATCGCCGTGGACGGGTGCCGTTCCACCAGTATCGGGCGGATTCCTTGCCGGGCAAGGAAAAGCGCCGTGGACAAGCCGGTGACGCCGCCTCCCGCGATGAGGACGGCGGTCTGCTGATCGCGCGGTTCGGTCATGGTCTGGGACTCCTGTCGTCGTTCCACCAGTCCCATAATCAAGCGTTCACATTACTGTGTCAACTGTTTGTTTGATTAACTGGATCAGCCGGTTGGCACTGTCAGGTACCTGTATGGTCGTGCCGTGCCCACGTCGAAGCCCCGCCGGTCGCCCCAGCCGCAGGAGCGGCAGCGCGATCCGGACCGCACCCGCAAGCTGATCCTGGACGCGGCGGCGGCCGAGTTCGCCGCGCACGGGTACGCGGGTGGCCGGATCGCCGCGATCGCGACCAGGGCCGGGGTCAACCAGCAGCTGATCTCCTACTACTTCGGCGGCAAGGAAGGTCTCTACCAGGCCCTTTCCGAAAGCTGGCGGCAGCGGGAAAGCGAGCTGGTGTCCCAGGGCATGCCGCTGTCCGAGCAGATCCGCCGGTACGCGCTGGAGGCGCTGAACAACCCGGACGGGGTCCGGCTGCTGGCGTGGGGCGGCTTGGAGTACACGGGCCCGGAATCCGATCCCGACCACGCGCCCCGCGCGGAGCGGCTGCAGGACAGCATCGACGAGATCCGCGCGCTGCAGACGGCGGGCCGGCTGCCCGCCGAGGTGGACCCGGCCTGCCTGATGGTCATGCTGATGGCCGCCGCGATGGCGACCACCACCCTTCCGCACGTCATCGAAGGCGTCTGCCAGGCCGATCCCCGCTCCCCCGATTTCGTGCGCCACTACGCCGAGCAGCTCGCCGTCCTCACCGGGCTGCTCGGCTTCGACCGGCACTCCTGAACACCAGGCAGAAAAGCGCGGCCGCCACCAGCACCCCGGCCGAGACGAGCAGCGTCACCTGCATCGCGGTCACATATCCTGCCGTGAACGCCTCCTGCCCGACCCGCTCGAACAGTTCGGTGTCCGAAGTGGACAAACCTGCCGGCGCCGGCGGCGGGCTGAACCGGTGTCCCCCGGTCTCGGCGAACCGCGAACGCAGCCCCTCCGGCAACTGGTTCGCGCGCTCGGCCAGTTCGCCGGAGAGGGCCGAGCCCATGCTGCCGGACAGGACGGCGCCCAGCACCGCGGTGCCGAGCACTCCACCGACCTGCCGGGTGGTGCTGGCGACCCCGGAGGCGGCACCGGCGAGATCCGGCTCGACGCCTGCCATCGTGACCTGTTGCAGTGGGGCGAAGGTCGCGCCACCGGCGAGGCCGATGATCAGCAGGCCGGGCAGCAGCGCCCACACCCCGGAATCCGCGCGCGCCAGCGCGACCAGGACCACCAGGCCGAGCGCCAGCATGGCCAGGCCGGCCAGCAGGACGAACTTGCCGCCGATCCGGTCGGACAACCGGCCGGCGACGGCCGAGCCGACCGCGGTGAGCACGGCGCTGGGCAGCAGCACCAGTGCCGCCTGCAACGGCGAGTATCCGCGCGCCGTCTGCAGGTAGAGGACGAGCACCAGTCCGATGCCGATCATGCCGAACTGGAAGAGGAAGCCGACCCAGTTGCCGGCCGAGAAGTCGCGCCCGGCGGTGAACAGCCGCACCGGAACCAGCGGCTCACCACGCTGGAAACGCTGCCAGGCAACGAAAAGCACCAGGAGCAGGCCACCGGCGGCGATGATCGACGTGATGCTGACCGGCCCGCTGATCGTGCCCCAGTGGTAGCGCTCGCCCTCGATCAGGCCGAAGACGACACCGCCAAGCCCCGCCGTCACCAGTGCCACGCCGATCAGGTCGAGCCGGTGCCCGCGCACCGGACGCAGGGCGGGGACGTACACCGCGGCCAGTACCACGGTGAGCACGCCCACCGGCACGTTGACGAAGAAGATCCAGCGCCAGCTGAGGTGCGCGAGCAGGAAACCGCCGGCGATCGGGCCCAGCATCGGTGCCAGACCCACGATCGCGCCGAACACGCCGAAGGCCCGGCCACGCTGCTGCGGCGGGAAGATGGCCACGATCGACGAGATCACCTGCGGGAAGAGGATCGCCCCGCCCACCCCCTGGAGCACCCGCGCGCCGAGCAGCTGCGCCGGCGATTCCGAGAGACCACAAAGGACGGACGCGACGGTGAAAACCGAGGTGCCGATCAGGAAGAGACGCTTGTACCCGAACAGATCCCCGAGCCGCCCGGTGGTGATCAGCAGCACCGAGAAGACGAGCAGGTAGGCGTCGATGATCCAGAGCACCTGGTCGTAGGAGGCGTCGAGGCCACCGATCAGGGTCGGGATGGCGATGTTGATGATCGCGCCGTCCAGCAGCGCCATGAAGAAGCCGATGCAGAGGATGCCGAGCACGAGCCACGGCCGCCGCGCAGAGGACGGATTTGCCCGCCGAAAAGTCACAACCATTGCGAACCCTTGTCAGGATATGGTTTGTGACTCCCACCTTCCCGGCGTCATCGGACACGAGGAAGCTGATTGGCGAGGCGTACCCCTGGTGAGATGTCGTGGCAGAGCCTAGCAGAAGCTAGGAGCGTGCCGCGGCGACCGCCAGCGTGGTGTAGTGCATCGTGAAGCCGCCGCCCATC includes:
- a CDS encoding geranyl diphosphate 2-C-methyltransferase — encoded protein: MAITHPASDVTDRPVLRTPYQRSVANYWNNEKDPVNLRLGDVDGLYHHHYGIGDYDPAVLDGPAETRDDAIIAEMHRLETAQANVLLDHLGDIAPGDRLLDAGCGRGGSSIMANLRFGCQVDGVSISEEQVAFANEQARRRGVSDRVRYHLRNMLDTGFETGAFKGAWNNESTMYVDLHQLFAEHARQLAPGGRYVTITGCYNDLTGGRSRAVSQIDQHYICNIHARSEYFKALAANGFVPINVVDLTAATIPYWELRAKSNVATGIEDPFLTAYREGSFHYLLIAADRV
- a CDS encoding family 2 encapsulin nanocompartment cargo protein terpene cyclase, which translates into the protein MPAGNGTALAPAFRAGPSGLGTAAARLTRTAGHGPGYVHRPWGNGTFSPLYCPLPERVNDALAEEVDRRLVQWAQDCGFTGEGLDQIAGAGFGRLVMLAHPDTEDPDLLLIAAQLNAAWWAADDYYADDSELGAAPTQLPPRLALVMAAMDPVAPAGEFSGQLDEALRADPILVSLNSGIEHLLRHGTPVQSQRVCYSTFAMFVTWDAYAAWRHTGQYPPAWEYLAARQHDSFYTSMTLVDVVGGYELPAHLYYDPRVRRAMMQAGTASVMVNDLHSVTKDAADEKPVCNMVLQIAADRDCSLEEATEVTVALHNDLVRDFEAGHRELQAVPSPQLQQFMRGLQAWMGGGFEWHATNPRYQS
- a CDS encoding CHAT domain-containing protein gives rise to the protein MAGDRDVLLATVAARVQPYLTAGDAAGIVGPDALVDAMRLVESTAGAAGDPGGQADLQVLATVGWLHWARCHALPPEVVQPDYETALVLFAAVHPGAPQAVPDQLRTLLDEAIAEAVEAGESGELLSPGPPERVYAPQVCTFALHVADDALLAAAVDLSRAAAAATTQDPPDHAMMLSNLGLLLRTRYERGGNPADLAEALEINRAAVAAVTPEHPERALFLNNLGIVLQSRFELGGDPAELAEAIEACRTGVTVASGDDPNLGMFRSNLGNALRTWFARTGETAALAEAIETLRGAVALTPEQHPNLGMYLVNLSSALRSRFDHTGELASLTEAVSVARAAVAAVPDGHPSLGLCLSALGSTVRLRGERADSPADLDEAVEAGRAAVAATPPEHAHRLARLSELGNALQTRFGRTHARGDLDEVIELTRAVVDAAPQGHPELATWLSNLGLALRSRFDGTGAIADLTDAVETLRAAVRAGPPGHPSRAVPLANLSAALRMRFERTDSLPDLAEAIDMARAAIDAAHPNSPDLPGWLSTLGLALHARFDRTGVPADLTEAVDVLRAAVDAIPADHPRRGGVLSNLGSALRARFDRTGSVADLTDGVAALRAAAAAIPADHPDRVIPLSNLGFALTERFRRTGMLADVTEAVDVLRVAVGGTPEDDPDRSGRLCNLGLALHARFDRTGVLADLTESVEVQRAAVAGDPADHPERAGRLSNLGNVLQTRFDHTGSPADLTDSIEVTRVAVEVTPPDHPDRAARLSNLGNGLQLRFRRTGALADLTEAVEVLRAALDGIPADHPVRAGVQSNLGNALHTRFDRMNGQGGDSGEVGEIADVTEAIDLGRAAVTAVADDHPNRAMYLSNLAVALRVRFGVTHAAADLDESIAALRASLAATADDHPDRALRSYNLGTTLKVRHDRDGEPAGLAEAVAAMRSVAGTVAASRQLRARAGTRWGNWAGRQRDWPSAAAGFAAAVELLPQVAWHGLDRANREEQLREWQGLASSAAACALSAGQPERAVEVLEQGRSVLWAQTLQTRDDFSLLRDTDPALHERLTSLAAELDADAPETPPGARAGGNRADQRMKLADEWDQLLDAARALPGLEYFLRRPPLPVLQRGLPEEPVVIVNVSPYRCDALLVGRDSLTTVELPALSMAEATARADDYLEALTTLSGFSLPPSRADAERIVHATLEWLWDTISAPVLEHIGHHAPPAPGRALPRIWWCPTGPLTVLPLHAAGYHRPGDRSAGRAVLDCVVSSYTPTLDALARAGRPAAARDGDGDRMLLVAMPSTPTPAGFPRMSDLPGARREVDIVRDRFGRNTVRIGAEATKRAVLADLPGHPCVHFSCHGGQHLDQPSAGALYLHDGPLTVLDIAGLRLARAELAFLSACQTAIGGVELLDESIHLAAALQLAGYRHVIGTLWTIADQPAPEVAGQVYAALHVDDRLDLTDTARALHNAVRRLRDDYPDNPMMWAPYLHAGP
- a CDS encoding FAD-dependent oxidoreductase, yielding MTEPRDQQTAVLIAGGGVTGLSTALFLARQGIRPILVERHPSTAIVPQARAFNPRSMEIYRALGLEEEIRGRQSMLVDFPEMIGADTLAGEERFRLDVLTHLRPPETLSPADWALTDQDELERILRAHAERGGADVRFGTELVSFDTSDAEGVTAILRELDSGAEYRVRADYLIAADGHRAGIRGRLGIGADGPGVLSEVVNFVFDADLTAVLGDRRFLLAYLDQPVTGTALVPLREFGRWMLGVPRHPELGTSVDDVTERRCAELARAAVGDPDLELTLVPPVPGWPQKVSGTRIGGWVADRYRAGRVFFAGDAAHVVPPSGSYGANTGIADAHNLAWKLAAVLNGQAGQALLDTYEDERRPVAQTTLETAMRLLHDRHQGTGDDVTKVDDLAMIFGYRYHSAAVSTETSVPDGPVEDPRTPTGRPGLRAPHVWLDRAGTRLSTLDLCTGACTLLAGPAGGAWAAAAEKAAADGIELNFHRVGAELRDPENRFLDAYGIGKTGATLIRPDGFVAWRAAELPAQPEHELRQALTRLLALPHR
- a CDS encoding TetR/AcrR family transcriptional regulator, whose translation is MPTSKPRRSPQPQERQRDPDRTRKLILDAAAAEFAAHGYAGGRIAAIATRAGVNQQLISYYFGGKEGLYQALSESWRQRESELVSQGMPLSEQIRRYALEALNNPDGVRLLAWGGLEYTGPESDPDHAPRAERLQDSIDEIRALQTAGRLPAEVDPACLMVMLMAAAMATTTLPHVIEGVCQADPRSPDFVRHYAEQLAVLTGLLGFDRHS
- a CDS encoding DHA2 family efflux MFS transporter permease subunit, with protein sequence MVVTFRRANPSSARRPWLVLGILCIGFFMALLDGAIINIAIPTLIGGLDASYDQVLWIIDAYLLVFSVLLITTGRLGDLFGYKRLFLIGTSVFTVASVLCGLSESPAQLLGARVLQGVGGAILFPQVISSIVAIFPPQQRGRAFGVFGAIVGLAPMLGPIAGGFLLAHLSWRWIFFVNVPVGVLTVVLAAVYVPALRPVRGHRLDLIGVALVTAGLGGVVFGLIEGERYHWGTISGPVSITSIIAAGGLLLVLFVAWQRFQRGEPLVPVRLFTAGRDFSAGNWVGFLFQFGMIGIGLVLVLYLQTARGYSPLQAALVLLPSAVLTAVGSAVAGRLSDRIGGKFVLLAGLAMLALGLVVLVALARADSGVWALLPGLLIIGLAGGATFAPLQQVTMAGVEPDLAGAASGVASTTRQVGGVLGTAVLGAVLSGSMGSALSGELAERANQLPEGLRSRFAETGGHRFSPPPAPAGLSTSDTELFERVGQEAFTAGYVTAMQVTLLVSAGVLVAAALFCLVFRSAGRSRAAR